From one Rosa rugosa chromosome 4, drRosRugo1.1, whole genome shotgun sequence genomic stretch:
- the LOC133741968 gene encoding uncharacterized protein LOC133741968 produces the protein MGESTSRECLKKFCVMRIYEAGFLRKPTQEDIDRLLQKGESRGFPGMLGSLDCMHWEWKNCPSGWQGQFVGHYHHPTIVLEAVASYDTWIWHAFFGIPGSHNDISVLDCSHLFDELAEGHGPTVNYFLNQKPHTIRYYLTDGIHPSWGTIVKSISRPQIRKLKYFATKQEKYRKDVERAFGVL, from the coding sequence ATGGGAGAGAGCACTTCAAGGGAGTGTTTGAAGAAATTCTGTGTCATGCGCATCTACGAAGCAGGATTTCTTAGAAAACCAACACAAGAGGACATTGACAGGCTCCTACAAAAAGGTGAGTCTCGTGGCTTTCCTGGTATGCTTGGTTCATTAGATTGTATGCATTGGGAATGGAAAAATTGTCCTAGTGGTTGGCAAGGACAATTTGTTGGCCATTACCACCATCCAACTATTGTCCTCGAGGCAGTAGCCTCATATGACACTTGGATTTGGCATGCATTCTTTGGAATACCTGGTTCCCACAATGATATATCTGTCCTGGATTGCTCTCATTTGTTTGATGAACTTGCTGAAGGTCATGGTCCTACTGTTAactattttcttaatcaaaagCCACATACAATCAGATATTATCTTACAGATGGTATACATCCCTCATGGGGTACAATTGTGAAATCAATATCTCGGCCTCAAATTAGAAAGCTCAAGTACTTTGCTACTAAACAAGAAAAATATCGCAAGGATGTGGAGAGAGCTTTTGGGGTTCTCTAA
- the LOC133742355 gene encoding putative B3 domain-containing protein Os03g0621600 — MARKPINKCTPNKPSFFKVLFGDFSKRLLIPPELTKNFIWNGRSPHECALRGPSGLCWAVELERTENGLFFQNGWQCFVKDHHLELGDFLIFRYDGESKFNVIIYDRSACEKDVKVAKRRMNCSVCLRNNGNQARVKDEVLDLVTENNKNIDSKGETVVAGEKGNDVMSGKRPANGYLEETTDGSILFKSENSCFQRILTKHSKYHIGFPKELGVAKGLMNEKTMKLEDPTGRSWPVSLRASKFYKKDGRLYDRLDLTSGWSQICEANKISLGDTIIFELVKQRVMKIYIIRVGRLRGKGCAVRLVAPNVKSSI, encoded by the exons ATGGCCAGGAAGCCAATTAACAAGTGTACGCCAAATAAACCATCATTTTTCAAGGTGCTGTTTGGTGACTTCTCTAAGCGTCTG CTTATACCCCCAGAGCTTACCAAGaacttcatttggaatgggagaTCACCTCACGAATGTGCTCTTAGAGGTCCTAGTGGACTATGTTGGGCTGTGGAATTGGAAAGAACTGAAAATGGCTTGTTCTTCCAGAATGGATGGCAGTGTTTTGTGAAGGATCACCATTTAGAACTTGGGGATTTTTTGATCTTCAGATATGATGGTGAATCAAAGTTTAATGTCATAATCTATGATAGAAGTGCCTGTGAGAAAGATGTAAAAGTAGCCAAGAGGAGGATGAACTGTTCTGTTTGTTTGAGGAATAACGGAAATCAAGCTCGAGTAAAAGATGAAGTTCTTGACCTTGTAACTGAAAACAACAAGAATATAGACAGTAAAGGCGAAACAGTCGTTGCTGGTGAAAAAG GCAATGATGTCATGTCGGGAAAGAGACCTGCTAATGGTTACTTGGAAGAAACAACAGATGGATCCATCTTGTTCAAATCGGAGAATTCATGttttcaaagaattttgacGAAGCATTCAAAATATCACATT GGGTTTCCAAAAGAACTCGGTGTAGCTAAAGGTCTTATGAATGAGAAGACCATGAAGCTTGAAGATCCAACTGGGAGATCTTGGCCTGTTAGTCTGCGTGCTTCTAAATTTTACAAAAAAGATGGCAGATTATATGACCGTTTAGACTTGACATCAGGTTGGTCACAAATTTGTGAAGCGAACAAGATTTCACTTGGGGATACCATTATTTTTGAGCTTGTCAAGCAGAGAGTGATGAAAATTTATATTATCAGAGTAGGGAGATTGAGAGGCAAAGGATGTGCTGTTAGACTAGTTGCTCCTAATGTCAAAAGTTCAATCTAG